In Haliscomenobacter hydrossis DSM 1100, the DNA window GAGTTTGAACAAGGAGATGGTTCCATTGCGCGCAGTTTTGCCGGCACTGGCTTGGGCTTGTCGGTCTCCAAACGTTTGGTCGAATTACACGGGGGAAAAATGTGGCTGGAATCCGTAGTGGGCAGCGGTTCTACTTTTTTCTTCACCCTGCCCCTGGCTTCGACGGAAGCATCCGCAGGTGTTTCCGAAACCACCAACCAGATGCCTGCACCCTTGTCCAGTGTAAAAAGTTGGGCCATGGAAACCAATGGAAACCCAAATAAAACCGAACTTGAACTAAAAAACAACGCCTTATCGGACTCAGAAAAGGTACACATCCTGATCGTTGATGACGAAGTGGTCAACCAACAGGTGCTCAAAAATTTTCTCAACAAAGCGATATACCGCATTACTCAAGTATTAAGCGGGGAAGAAGCCCTGCAAGTGTTGGATGATGATGATACCATCGACCTGGTGCTCCTCGATGTGATGATGCCCCGCATGTCCGGATACGAAGTTTGTCAAAAAATCAGGGAAAAACACCTCCCCAGCGAGCTCCCGGTACTCATGATCACTGCCAAAAACCAGGTCTCTGACCTCGTGACCGGACTCAATACAGGTGCCAATGATTACATCGCCAAACCATTTTCCAAAGACGAGTTTTTGGCTCGACTCAATATGCACCTCAGCCTGCACAAAATCAACGCGGCTTCCAATCGCTTTGTCCCCAATGAGTTTATCCGTTCCCTCGGTCATGAAAGCATCACCGATGTGCGTTTGGGCGATCACGTAGAGCAGGTGGTAACGGTCCTTTTTGCCGACATCCGTGATTACACCGGACTGGCAGAATCAATGACCCCGGCAGAAAATTTCAAATTTGTATCTGCTTACAACCAACGAATGGGCCCGCTGGTACAAAAACACCGGGGCTTCGTCAATCAATACCTCGGAGATGGGATTATGGCCATTTTCACCAGCAGCCCTGAGGATGCCCTGCGTGCAGCAGTTGCCATTCAAAAAGAGCTGAGCAGCTACAATGAGCAAAGACGGGAGAAAGGCCGACAAACCATCGAAGTAGGCATCGGTCTGCATACTGGCTCACTGATCATGGGCATCATCGGCGACCAAAAACGTATGGATGCCGCTACCGTATCTGATACCGTGAATACGGCCTCCCGTATGGAAGGGCTCACCAAATTTTATGGCACCCGCATCTTGTTGAGCGAATTCAGTTTAAAATTGATTGAAAATAAAGCAGATTTTAACTTCCGCTACCTGGGCAAAGTACAAGTCAAGGGAAAAAAGGCATTTACCGACATCTACGAATGTTTTGATGGAGATGCCGATGTAGCATTTAGCAATAAGAAACAAACGCTAACAGTTTTTGAACAAGGGCTTTACGCCTATTTTAATAAAGACTTTGACGACACCATGAGCTCCTTAACTCAAGTATTGTCAATTAACCCACACGATGCACCCGCACAGTGGTTTTTGGAAAAAGCGCAGCGCTATGCCCAGTCAGGTACCCCTGAAAATTGGGAGGGCGTTGAATTTATGAAAGAAAAATAAGGGAGTCTTGCCCGGTATAAATTTTTGTAGTAATTTTTCACTTGTGTGGAAACTTTTTGACCCGCTTGAGTACTTATGTTAGGTAGGCAGGCCGCTCGTTTGCCCCACACCTGAAACCAAATAGCCTGGTATGAAAAAAATCACACTGCTCGCCTTATTGCTTGTACAAAATCTCGTTCTTCTTGCCCAAAAACCACAATTGGTGCCACCCATGGGGCATTCTTATATCGTTAGTGAAGTGGCCATTTCTCCCGACGGAAAATACGTCTTGACTGCCGGAGGCTACCCTGATAATACCGTTTTGCTTTGGACTGAAGGAGGGCAACTGCTGAAAATTCTTGACGGACATCAAAACAATGTTTCTGATGCAGAATTTTCAGCAGATGGCAAATACATATTCACCCTGGAATCGAAAACCAGGACACTCAACCTTTGGGACAATCAAGGAAAAAAGTTACGAAAACTTCCTGATTTAGATATTTTGGCCGTTTGCTTCTCTACGGATAGCCAGCATGTATTGGGTGGTGATTTTGATGGAAATATCAAACGTTTCGACCTCAACGGAAAGCTTGTTCAAACCATCAAAGCAAGTGACCGTGAAATCAATAAGGTGATTTGTTCCAAAGATGGCCGATACCTTGCAGCAGGAGACTATGGGGGCATTATTCGAATCTTTAACCAAGCAGGAGAACTGCTCAATACGCTGGATGGACACGGTCAATACGCCATCAATGCGCTTGCTTTTTCGCCAGACGGGCAAAAAATCCTCTCCGGGGGGTACAATTATAAAGTTAGGCTCTGGGATTGGCGGAACAACAAGGTCATCAAGGAAATAGATCAACACCGTACCGTAATCAGTACTGTTGCTTTCTCCCCAGATGGCGCATATCTAGCCACTGCGGGATCGAGTGAGAATGATGTTTTCCTTTGGGATAAGCAGGGTAATCTTTTGCAGAAATTTCAGGAAGATCGCATCAACGATCTGGATTTTACACCTGACGGAAAGGCCCTGTTGATGGCTCCCTGGAGCAAGAGTGCCAAAAGTTACGATTTAAATGGACAGCACATTAACAGTTATAGCAATGATGCTTCTCCTGTAACCAGCGTGGGCTTTTCACCCTTTGCGCCCGATTCCATATTCATCGTCACGGGTGGAAATGGTACACACATTCGGTTATGGGATGCGGTTTCAGGAGAAGTACAAGGTTTTCTGAATCAAAAAGATTTCAACACCCCCGTTGCTTTTAATCCCCAATATCCCAGTGTAATGCTTGCAGAATCCGGCGATTCACTTTATCACTACGACCTGTATAGCGACGAACACATTGCCATTGAAAAGTCCGCGCAGGTTAGTCATTCTTCCCTGGTTTACAATTTTGCCGGAGATCATTTTCTCATCAGCAATTTTTCAGGTGGAATACAACTCTGGAGAGAAGGCGACCAGGAATGGGAAGAAATATGGGAAAATCAACTTGATTCCAATCAAGTGACCAGTTTAAACTTTTCTCCTGACGGGCAATATTTTTTGACGGCTACCAATCGGCACTGGGTACCGGAAGTCCTGAAAATCATCCCCGAAAAAAGGGATCAACCCTACAACCAGCAAGGCTTTCCCGCTGTATTGCGCCGGGTCGATGATTTTACAACCGTGCAACAATATGGATCCAGTGCCGACAAGGCTGTTTTTTCCCCTGATGGAAAGTATGTCGCTACCAATGAAACTTACGGTTTAAGTGTATACAACCGACAAACAGCTCGGGAATTATTCCACATCAGCGACGCCGGCAATGGGGTATTTGAGATAGCTACTTGCCTTGCTTTTTCACCAAACAGTCAAAGCGTTGTGGTGGGATTTACTTCCAACGTAATCCGTCAATACAACTTACAAGGCAAACTCATCCGCCAGTATGAGGGCCATTTAAGTGCCATTCGCGCTGTATCTTTTTCTCCTTCCGGGCAATTTCTGATTTCGGGCAGCAATGACAATACAGCCAAAATCTGGAATACCCAGACCGCTGCGGAAATGGCTACGCTAATGGCGGTGGGTAAAGAAGACTGGCTGGTCACCACCCCTGAAGGGCTGTTTGACGCCTCGGAAGGGGCTATGGAACACTTGTATTACGTAGCTGGTATAGAAGTCATTGCCCTTGACCAATTGAAAGACCGGTATTACGAACCCGGTTTGCTGGCTAAAGTGATGGGCTTCGCCGAAGGCCCCATCCGTAAAGTAAGCGACCTGGACAATCAAGAATTGGCCCTTTACCCGGATTTGGTTGAGGCAAAGCTTTTAGACGATCAAATCAGCGTACAACTCACCAAACGCAGCGGTGGAATCGGCCCCGTAAGTCTTATATTAGACGATGACATTGAAATAGCTACCGATGTCAACCCTGAACGAAAAGCCAACTTTACCATCAATCTGCAACAATACGCCAAACATTTTATTCCTGGCGAGATAAACAAACTGTCACTGGTCTTTTTTAATGCAGATAAATGGCTGCCCAGTCCTCCACATCACATCAATTACGTGCCCGGTTCAAAAGGCAAAGACACCCCCAATCTTATCTCGCTCAATGATCGATCTGATCAGGCCATTTCGAATACGCTTTACGCGCTGGTTGTAGGGACTTCTGATTACAAAGGCACCCAATTGGATCTTAAATTTCCAGACTTGGATGCTGCAGCCTACAAAGACATGCTCCAAATTTCCGCTGCTGGCTTGTTTGGCAATCGGATGCAAATTAAGTTGTTGTCCACAGCTAAAGGCAATACCCGGCCAAGCAAAACCGCCATTCGGGCTGCCTTGATGGAATTTGCAGCCAAGGCAGAGCCTAAAGATGTATTGATCGTTTATTTTTCTGGTCATGGTGCCACCTGGCCTGAAAATGACCCCAGCAGTCAGTTTTATTTTCTGAGCATTGACAACGAAAACTTCGATTTAGCCAATCCGGTTAACCGGCAATTGGCTCTCGCTCAGGATTCGTTGCAAGCCTGGATTCGGAGCGTAAAAGCCCGCAAGAGGATTCTTATTCTGGATGCTTGTAACTCAGGAGAAGTGGTCAAACAGCTGGATCTGGGCGCTAAAGGATCTACCTTGAATACAGATCAGCGCAGGGCATTGGAACGCATGAAAGACCGGGGCGGTTTTTTTGTTCTGGCGGGTAGTGCCGCAGACATGAAAAGCTATGAGGATCCTCGTTTTGGGCATGGCTTGCTGACTTACAGCCTTTTAAACAATATGCCCAAGGTGGCGGCAGGTGACAAAAACAACTACATTGATGTGGGGAAACTGTTTCAGGAAGTGCGGGATGACGTACCCAAATTGGCCGCTGCATTGAATAAAATCCAGGAACCCAAACTCATTGGTATGGAGGATTTCAGTATTGGCATCATTAAAAACGATACCAAGTACAAACTGCCTACGGCAAAAAAAATCATCATCAGTTCCGATTTTTCCAATAAAAAAAGATTGGATCCCCTCAAATTTAAAGCAGAATTCAACTCCCAATTGGAGGCCATGCTGGCCAACCCGGAATTGCCTTTTGCCTATTACCCCACCGACAAAGCGCAGGGCCTGCACTATTTCATCAACGGAGAATATGAGGTAATTGCCACCACCGCAAAAGTGACCGCTTACCTCTACAAAAGTGACCAAGAAAACGAACTCGAAACCTTTAACGTGGAAGGCAGCAGCACCAATGTAAAAGCACTGGTAGAACAAGTCCTTGTCAAAGTGAAGGAAGCACTTGCCAAACTAAAATAAAAACTATGCCTAGAATCATCATCGTTTTTTGCTTCTTCTGCTTGATACAGCATTGTGTCGCAGCGCAGGAACGCAGCTTTGGCACCTTGCCACTTATCAACAAACCGGGGATAGTTCTGGCCTCCTCGGGTTCCAAAAAAATCGACAGCGTTCAGTATCGCCGTGTTTTGAACATCTACAACCGCCTGGTACAGGCCCGGGGAGATTTTCGTTTTCCCGTGCCCAGTTTTAACCTGGTGGCAGAAGAGCGTCGGGTAGCGGGCATCGACTACGATCAACTCAATATTGTGCTGGAAGAAAAAGCCTTGGGGGTATGCAACAGCTTCGGCGCGGATGCCGATGCTGCCATTGCTTTTTTATTGGCGCATGAATTGACGCATTATTATGAAAAACACGCCTGGCGCAGTGGTTTCGCCGATGAAAACAAAGACCTGAAAATTTCCGTGGAAATGAACAAACTGGCCGATGATGCGGCCAATGAAACCGAAGCTGATTACCTCGGCGGCTTTCTGGCTTATTCCGCCGGATATGGCCTGTTCCAGCGCGGAGCTGAAATCATCCAGGGCTTGTACAAGGCTTATGGACTCAAAAATGAAATCGCAGGATATCCCAGTTTGAGCGACCGCCAGGCCCTGAGTCGGCGTACTGCAGAGCGGCTTGCCAATCTGGTTGACCTGTTTGAAATGGCCAATTTGCTTTCCGCCACTGGCAAACACAATCTCGCCTACGAATACTATCGCTACCTTTTGCTAGAGTACCAAAGCCGGGAAATTTACAACAACCTGGGCGTTACGGTAACGCTGAGCACCATGGAAGAAATTGGAACGCAGAAGTACCGGTATCCGCTTGAAATGGATCTGGAAAGTTCGGCTCAAAAAGCAGCCATGTTAAGTCCCGGAGACCCCAGAGTTCAGGAAAAATTTCGTCAAGCCATTTTACACTTTGATGCGGCCATCAGCATGGATCCCAATTATGCCCCGGCCTACTTGAATAAAGCTACAGTTTATGCCTTAATGGGCGACCTGGTTCGGGCCCGCTTTTACGCCAATGTAGAAGCCAGACAAGCCAGTAAAACCGGAAATTATCCCAAAGTAGCCCAGGACATCGATGTACTCATGGGCATCATTGAAGCACGCAGCAACAATGTAAAAGGGGCTCAAGCTTTGTTCACCAAAGCCGACAAAGCGGGCAGCGCCCTGGCCAAAATCAACCTGCGCGTTTTGCTCAAACAGCCCCCTTTAAAAGAAATTCCTGCTGGCGGCCTGTGGCTTGACGCCGAAAAGATCGAAAACTTTAGTTTGGATGAGGTTGCCCGTGATTTGCGGGTTGATCCCAAAAAAACGATCATGGTCAAAAGTAGAATGGAGTTTTTGCAAACCCCGCCCATCGGCACTGCCTCTACCGTATTTGTTAACCTCGTAAACAACGATCAAAAAACCATTTTTCACCTGACGGAACCCGGCTATACCGGCAAAACCGCCCGTAAAATTGGCCTTGGAGATCCCCGCGCCAATGTGGTGAAGGTGTATGGAGAACCCGCGCGCAGCCTGGAAACTCCCCGTGGGCAAATCATGGTGTATCAAAACATCCTTTTCATCATTGGAAAAGATGGCAAGCTCGAACGCTGGGCCAACTATCAATAGACTAACCAAAACTAATCTTTATGCCTAAATCTATCGTCTTCTGTTTGTGCCTGCTTGGCGGGGTGAGTGCCGCAAGTGCACAAAATGACAACCCGATCGTAGTGATGGCTGCTCAAGGAAAAATCAGCTATCAAGCACCTGGGTACAAAAGTAAATCCATCAGCGCCGGATCACTGTTCAAAAACACGGGCACGGTAAAACTGAAAGCCAATAGCAGCATTACCTTTTTTACCGAAGGCCAGTTTCAAACCCTGCAAGGTCCCAAATCCAGTACCCTTCAGGACGTTTTCCCCGATCAGGGTGGCATGAAACTCAATTTTGAGCGTGGTTTTAGCGATTTCCTGGTAGCCGCACTAGACCTGGCCGCTAACCCCCAAAATCCCAAAGATGCCTGGGGCACAGTGACCAGTAAAAAGGGCAGTGGTGATGGCTGGGGTACCGTTACAAGTAAAAAAGGTAGTGGTGACGGTTGGGGCACGGTCACAAGTAAGAAAGGTAGTGGCGATGGCTGGGGCACAGTTACAAGTAAAAAAGGCAGCGGTGACGGATGGGGAGGCAAAGGCAAGCTCATCAATACCATTGCTCCTTTTGGCAAAATCCGTCCGGGAGCAAAATTGTTCCAATGGTCAAAACCAGCGGGTCCTCAAGACTATCGATTGGAAATCAAAGACAGCAAGGGAACTACAATCCTCAAAATCACCGCCCAGGATACCTTGCTGAGCGTCGATCTCGATCCTGTAAAATTCAAGGAAGGCCAACAGTACGTGTGGCAAGTGTCCACCGCGGCAGGTGATGTGCTGTCCAATCCTATGGTTTTTGAAATTGGTACCAGCCAGGCTTTGAGCAGCGTCGTACAAAAGGCGGAAACCGCAGAATCCTACGCCAAAAACTCGGCAAGTGTCCAAGGCTTGATGCGCGCCGTCGCTCTGGAACAAGGGGAATGGTACCAGGATGCAGCCCTAACCTACTTCCAACTGCAAACCGCCGACCCCAATAATCTACTCATCAAATTGATGTATGCCGCCTTTTGGATGCGCAATGGCCCAAAGCCATTGGCCGAACAAGCATTTAAACTGCGTTGAAGCCTGATAAAATAAAAAAAGGCCCCAACTGCCTTTCACAGCAGTTGGGACCTTCTTTATGCACTATTTTTTCCGGTTATGGATTAGGAATGCTCAACACCTGACCGACTACGATCAAATCAGGGTTTTTCAAGATGTCCTTGTTGGCTTCAAAAATGGCCACGTATTTGCTGGCATCATCGAAGTAATGCTTGGCAATTTTGCCCAAAGTTTCGCCCGCAACCACAGTGTGGCGGTGGTAAACACTGTCATCACTGACTTTGATATTGGCCTTCACTTCGGAAGGAGCAGCATCGTCTTTCGACAGTCCGTTGATTGACTTCAGTTTGTCCCAGATGGCATTGCGTACAAATGGAGTTGGAACCGTACCGTTAAATACGATGTTACCGTCTTCTTCATGGAAGTTTTCCATTTCTGCGCCGTGTTCTTTGGCGAAATCAAGGGCTGATTGGTACTTGTCTTTCAATGACATTTCAATTGGTATTAATGAGGTGATTAAAAAATTTCCGTGTTTGACAAATGTTAGGAATTATAACGACTTTCGCAAGTTCCGCTGGTTATTTTATCGTAAAGAAAAACCTTTATTTTTTTGAAAAATATCGGTAAGCCATTTCTACTACTTTCCCCATTGCCTCGTTTGCCGCGGTTTCATTTGTCCAGCCTTTAGACAGGATGGTAAACGAAAAGTAACGCCCCTCTGGGGAAATAATTAAAGCTGAATCGTGGTGATGCTGGGTAATCCAGCCGGTTTTGTGGGCAATCTGCACATCGGCGGGCAAACAGGTCGGGATCACATCGTTAAATTCCTGATCCGAAAGGATCTTGATCATCTCCTGGCAATCGACTGGCCGCCCCGCTTCTCCCCTGCCGATGCGCTCCATCAGCAACATCAGGTCATAGGCGGTGGCACTGTTGTTGAGCCCAGCGGCATAAGCTTTGCTGTCTTCTACTCCACGTCGAACCATGATGTCCTGGAGCCCCAGATCGCGCATGGTTTGGGTGGTGTTTTCCGCACCCACCAACTCGATCAGCATGTTGGTCGCCAAATTCGAACTGCGTACAATCATCGCCCGGGCAAGGTCGTAAATGCTGACTTTTTGCCCCATACGCTGGTACCAGGGCAAATCGGAATCATCCCCTTCACTGAGCGAATAAGGGCTGCCATCCACAATACTTTTGAACTCGTTTTTCAACACAATGGAATCGCTGAGTTTAAATTTCCCCTGATTGGCTTGTTTAAAAACCTCCACCAACACGGGCGTTTTCATGGTACTGGCGGGGTGAATGCTGATTTTTTCATTGATAAAAACGGCCTGCACGGGGTTTTGCAGATCGCGAAAAGCAACATAAAAGGTTCCCTCCACCCGAGCGAGTTCCGCTTTAATCGCTGCTTCCAATTCCGTCAGGTTTTGGGGTTCTCCACCCTTATTGCCGGAATCTTTGCGCATTTTTGCGGCACGAAAGAGCAGATCAGCGGCCATCAAAACCTTGTTGCGCAGCCGGTAAGGAAAATTGGGTGACTTTGCCAAAAACTGGCGCACTGCAGCCGAGGCCTCTGCCGAGTTTTGCCCACCCAATACCGCGCTAATCCAGCGGCGCGGAAAAAAGATGTCCCCGGTGCGCTGAATTTCTTCCAACAATTCCAGTGCCGGTAGAACGTAGTGCAGCTTTTCTGCATTGGGGCGACGAGGATGATTCAAATAGCCCAAGGCGTCCTCCACCCAGGGTTCATAGTCGCGGTTTTCTTCTTTTTTTAGGCTGTTGAAAAAAGCATCGCGTTGGGCTTGGTCGGCAGCAAAAACCGGGCGGATGAAATTCAGGCGTTGCACGCGGTCGGGGTTGGTAATTTCGGCCAATTGTTGGGTCAAAATGGAGTCGGCCCGCTGTGGCCAACGCAAGGCAATGGCACAAGCGAGATCGATGCGCTGGCTTTCGGAAAGCGTTAGGCCGGTAATGCTCAGGCTTTTGTTCCACAAACGGTTCAATCGCTGTACCGCAGGCCATGTTTCCGCCATCGACTGGTAGGCGCTAAAATAGGTCAAACGCGCCGAAGCGTCTTTGGCACTCAAGAGCAAATCCCAGAGCAATTCCTCAATTTTTGCTTTGCTGGATAGCCGCAATTCGGGATCAGCAAAGCGCCAATAAATGGTCTGCAACTGATCGAGCAATTGTTGCCGATTGAGGGGTTCCTGTTCGGCGGGCAAGGCTTCCAGAATGCTTTCGAGTAACGTACTCGGCGGCATGGCTTCGTGTAAAAATTCTTCCATCAGCGCCATGCGTGCCGCACCGCGCAGGAGCGGATCGGCAATTTTAGGCGTTTGTTTGAGAAAATACGTCAATGAACGCATGTCCAGGCGGCAA includes these proteins:
- a CDS encoding eIF2A-related protein, which produces MKKITLLALLLVQNLVLLAQKPQLVPPMGHSYIVSEVAISPDGKYVLTAGGYPDNTVLLWTEGGQLLKILDGHQNNVSDAEFSADGKYIFTLESKTRTLNLWDNQGKKLRKLPDLDILAVCFSTDSQHVLGGDFDGNIKRFDLNGKLVQTIKASDREINKVICSKDGRYLAAGDYGGIIRIFNQAGELLNTLDGHGQYAINALAFSPDGQKILSGGYNYKVRLWDWRNNKVIKEIDQHRTVISTVAFSPDGAYLATAGSSENDVFLWDKQGNLLQKFQEDRINDLDFTPDGKALLMAPWSKSAKSYDLNGQHINSYSNDASPVTSVGFSPFAPDSIFIVTGGNGTHIRLWDAVSGEVQGFLNQKDFNTPVAFNPQYPSVMLAESGDSLYHYDLYSDEHIAIEKSAQVSHSSLVYNFAGDHFLISNFSGGIQLWREGDQEWEEIWENQLDSNQVTSLNFSPDGQYFLTATNRHWVPEVLKIIPEKRDQPYNQQGFPAVLRRVDDFTTVQQYGSSADKAVFSPDGKYVATNETYGLSVYNRQTARELFHISDAGNGVFEIATCLAFSPNSQSVVVGFTSNVIRQYNLQGKLIRQYEGHLSAIRAVSFSPSGQFLISGSNDNTAKIWNTQTAAEMATLMAVGKEDWLVTTPEGLFDASEGAMEHLYYVAGIEVIALDQLKDRYYEPGLLAKVMGFAEGPIRKVSDLDNQELALYPDLVEAKLLDDQISVQLTKRSGGIGPVSLILDDDIEIATDVNPERKANFTINLQQYAKHFIPGEINKLSLVFFNADKWLPSPPHHINYVPGSKGKDTPNLISLNDRSDQAISNTLYALVVGTSDYKGTQLDLKFPDLDAAAYKDMLQISAAGLFGNRMQIKLLSTAKGNTRPSKTAIRAALMEFAAKAEPKDVLIVYFSGHGATWPENDPSSQFYFLSIDNENFDLANPVNRQLALAQDSLQAWIRSVKARKRILILDACNSGEVVKQLDLGAKGSTLNTDQRRALERMKDRGGFFVLAGSAADMKSYEDPRFGHGLLTYSLLNNMPKVAAGDKNNYIDVGKLFQEVRDDVPKLAAALNKIQEPKLIGMEDFSIGIIKNDTKYKLPTAKKIIISSDFSNKKRLDPLKFKAEFNSQLEAMLANPELPFAYYPTDKAQGLHYFINGEYEVIATTAKVTAYLYKSDQENELETFNVEGSSTNVKALVEQVLVKVKEALAKLK
- a CDS encoding tetratricopeptide repeat protein encodes the protein MPRIIIVFCFFCLIQHCVAAQERSFGTLPLINKPGIVLASSGSKKIDSVQYRRVLNIYNRLVQARGDFRFPVPSFNLVAEERRVAGIDYDQLNIVLEEKALGVCNSFGADADAAIAFLLAHELTHYYEKHAWRSGFADENKDLKISVEMNKLADDAANETEADYLGGFLAYSAGYGLFQRGAEIIQGLYKAYGLKNEIAGYPSLSDRQALSRRTAERLANLVDLFEMANLLSATGKHNLAYEYYRYLLLEYQSREIYNNLGVTVTLSTMEEIGTQKYRYPLEMDLESSAQKAAMLSPGDPRVQEKFRQAILHFDAAISMDPNYAPAYLNKATVYALMGDLVRARFYANVEARQASKTGNYPKVAQDIDVLMGIIEARSNNVKGAQALFTKADKAGSALAKINLRVLLKQPPLKEIPAGGLWLDAEKIENFSLDEVARDLRVDPKKTIMVKSRMEFLQTPPIGTASTVFVNLVNNDQKTIFHLTEPGYTGKTARKIGLGDPRANVVKVYGEPARSLETPRGQIMVYQNILFIIGKDGKLERWANYQ
- a CDS encoding LysM peptidoglycan-binding domain-containing protein, producing MSLKDKYQSALDFAKEHGAEMENFHEEDGNIVFNGTVPTPFVRNAIWDKLKSINGLSKDDAAPSEVKANIKVSDDSVYHRHTVVAGETLGKIAKHYFDDASKYVAIFEANKDILKNPDLIVVGQVLSIPNP
- a CDS encoding M1 family aminopeptidase — its product is MRFLLIALLISSTMAFAQKNIPIPLEEGVSWELAQWRSQNLSAIVYDLNLHIPLAKTDPITGMVNIAFELKNKTQDLLLDFKPGKTWAGQLSINGKKLKGNHAQGHFVLPAKHLKLGKNAVQLTFEANNQSLNRSADYLYTLVVPDRASTVFPCFDQPNLKARYTLHLDIPADWEAMGNGPLDNSTEKAGRKQLHFKTTEAFSTYVFAFCAGKFQKATETRNGRSLTMLYRETDQAKVQRNLVDIFDLHAHAIAWMEEYTGIKLPFAKLDFALMPGFQYGGMEHIGAIFYREASLMLDENATENQKLGRASLIAHETAHMWFGDLVTMNWFNDVWLKEVFANFMAAKIVNPSFPKINHELRFLLAHQPSAYSEDRSEGSHPIQQELENLKNAGSLYGGIIYQKAPVVMRQLEAMMGEEQMRKGLQEYVRTYSYGNATWDQLISILDKYCPKDLAEWSQVWVKEAGMPRFALEQVGNGQGLEKLIVRQEKTSASGKYWPEQTQLALFYPDSVALFPVEIAGEKTEINAVKGYPFPLASLLLASPQSYGFCRLDMRSLTYFLKQTPKIADPLLRGAARMALMEEFLHEAMPPSTLLESILEALPAEQEPLNRQQLLDQLQTIYWRFADPELRLSSKAKIEELLWDLLLSAKDASARLTYFSAYQSMAETWPAVQRLNRLWNKSLSITGLTLSESQRIDLACAIALRWPQRADSILTQQLAEITNPDRVQRLNFIRPVFAADQAQRDAFFNSLKKEENRDYEPWVEDALGYLNHPRRPNAEKLHYVLPALELLEEIQRTGDIFFPRRWISAVLGGQNSAEASAAVRQFLAKSPNFPYRLRNKVLMAADLLFRAAKMRKDSGNKGGEPQNLTELEAAIKAELARVEGTFYVAFRDLQNPVQAVFINEKISIHPASTMKTPVLVEVFKQANQGKFKLSDSIVLKNEFKSIVDGSPYSLSEGDDSDLPWYQRMGQKVSIYDLARAMIVRSSNLATNMLIELVGAENTTQTMRDLGLQDIMVRRGVEDSKAYAAGLNNSATAYDLMLLMERIGRGEAGRPVDCQEMIKILSDQEFNDVIPTCLPADVQIAHKTGWITQHHHDSALIISPEGRYFSFTILSKGWTNETAANEAMGKVVEMAYRYFSKK